A single region of the Oceanotoga teriensis genome encodes:
- a CDS encoding STAS domain-containing protein, which translates to MKKEITGNIGKIKLEGRIDISNSGKLKEMLYDLKDKGMKKIIIDMDGLEYIDSSGLGRIFYFFADYKKENGIMEIHNVSNSNVKKVIEIVKLDKIITIK; encoded by the coding sequence ATGAAAAAAGAAATAACTGGAAATATCGGAAAAATAAAATTAGAAGGTAGAATTGATATATCAAACTCGGGAAAATTAAAAGAAATGTTATATGACTTAAAAGATAAGGGAATGAAAAAAATCATAATAGACATGGATGGACTTGAATATATAGACAGTTCTGGACTTGGAAGAATATTTTATTTTTTTGCAGATTATAAAAAAGAAAATGGTATAATGGAAATACATAATGTTTCAAATTCAAATGTCAAAAAAGTTATAGAAATAGTAAAACTCGATAAAATAATTACAATAAAATAA